The proteins below are encoded in one region of Colletotrichum lupini chromosome 5, complete sequence:
- a CDS encoding transmembrane amino acid transporter — protein MQRAPPIAPSGPVYTPACSSLPLPPSPRTLKLARPTCSRILSVILCLETVLNSTSLLSSSLLLFYTSVFSLLLHPPNCHLSVRDPSHRIVTPVYHCAIAIDIITHPHCETPSPLPLHLPVSPGASPRLNWRAMDKDLRQPEPTSNDKGSSELAFARADAETGGSSGFSAWFGGRNTKVGPRIAPRKEGVGEGSDSEDSADAILTKQLAEENSHAIKYRTCSWQKTAGLLFSEYICLAIMSFPWSYSILGLVPGLILTAVIALVVLYTSLVLWQFCMRHPEVRDVCDIGQMLFWGKTWAWYATAVMFILNNTFIQALHVLVGAKYLNTMTESDPVVCRTVVFSIVVTIICWLCSLPRTFDALSKAGTASAAFTFISVLLATIFAGIQAHPAGYDPRSTYVDETTGTTKTGGAPIVTAIPIAATTFVSGMNAFLNISYTFIGQITLPSFIAEMKDPRDFPKALWAVTIGEIIVFSIVGAVVYAFVGNQYMTAPAFGSLEEVYKKVSFSFMIPTLVFLGVLYASVSARFLFFRLFKGTKHLHEHTIVGWGSWATILLALWLLAFLIAELIPFFSSLLSLMSSLFDSFFGFIFWGVAYFRMRGADNRAGVPKPGKLADLTTMGLNIIIILTGLLFLTAGTYASVEGIIEEFRAGTVGKPFGCASNGL, from the exons ATGCAACGAGCTCCTCCCATCGCTCCCTCCGGCCCAGTTTACACTCCTG CCTGTAGCTCTTTGCCTctccctccttctcctcgtaCCCTTAAACTCGCACGTCCCACGTGCTCGCGCATTCTCTCCGTCATCCTGTGCCTGGAGACTGTTCTGAACTCTACCTCCCTCTTGTCCTcgtccctcctcctcttctacACCTCCGtcttttctcttcttctccatCCGCCGAACTGCCACTTGAGCGTCCGTGATCCGTCCCACCGTATCGTCACACCAGTATACCACTGCGCCATTGCCATCGATATCATCACCCACCCGCATTGCGAAACCCCGTCGCCTCTACCCCTCCATCTCCCAGTGTCACCCGGCGCATCGCCGCGACTCAATTGGCGCGCCATGGATAAAGATCTACGCCAACCCGAGCCCACGTCCAACGACAAGGGCTCCTCCGAGCTCGCTTTTGCCCGCGCCGATGCCGAGACAGGAGGCTCCTCCGGCTTCAGCGCCTGGTTCGGCGGCCGCAACACAAAGGTCGGCCCGCGGATTGCGCCTCGCAAGGAGGGTGTCGGAGAGGGCTCCGACAGCGAAGACAGCGCCGATGCTATCTTGACCAAGCAGCTTGCCGAGGAGAATAGTCATGCGATCAAATACAGGACGTGCAGCTGGCAGAAGACGGCCGGCCTGCTGTTTTCCGAGTACATTTGTCTG GCCATCATGAGTTTCCCGTGGTCATACAGTATTCTTGGCCTGGTGCCCGGCTTGATCCTCACTGCCGTCATCGCGCTCGTTGTGCTCTACAC ATCTTTGGTTCTTTGGCAATTCTGCATGAGACACCCCGAGGTTCGCGACGTCTGCGATATCGGCCAGATGCTCTTCTGGGGAAAGACATGGGCCTGGTACGCTACGGCTGTCATGTTCATTCTGAACAACACT TTCATCCAAGCTCTACACGTCCTCGTTGGCGCCAAGTACCTCAACACAATGACCGAATCCGACCCCGTCGTCTGCAGAACCGTCGTCTTCTCCATCGTCGTCACCATCATCTGCTGGCTCTGCTCGCTGCCTCGCACCTTCGACGCCCTTTCGAAAGCCGGAACCGCCTCCGCAGCCTTCACCTTCATCTCAGTGCTTCTGGCGACCATCTTTGCTGGCATTCAGGCGCATCCCGCCGGCTACGACCCCCGATCAACGTATGTCGATGAGACCACAGGCACTACAAAGACTGGCGGCGCCCCGATTGTCACGGCCATCCCCATTGCTGCCACGACTTTTGTTTCTGGAATGAATGCCTTCCTGAACATCAGCTATACTTTCATCGGCCAAATCACGTTGCCCAGTTTCATTGCGGAGATGAAGGATCCTAG GGATTTCCCCAAGGCTCTCTGGGCCGTGACCATTGGTGAGATCATCGTCTTCAGCATTGTCGGAGCTGTCGTCTACGCCTTCGTCGGAAACCAATACATGACGGCTCCCGCCTTCGGCTCCCTCGAGGAAGTCTATAAGAAGGTGTCCTTCTCCTTCATGATCCCGACTCTCGTCTTCCTCGGCGTCTTGTACGCCAGCGTTTCGGCTAGATTCCTCTTCTTCCGTCTCTTCAAGGGCACCAAGCACTTGCACGAGCACACCATTGTCGGCTGGGGTTCTTGGGCCACCATTCTTCTTGCCTTGTGGCTTTTGGCGTTCTTGATTGCCGAACTTATCCCCTTCTTCTCTTCCC TGCTTTCCCTCATGTCCTCTCTGTTCGATTCATTCTTCGGCTTCATCTTCTGGGGCGTCGCCTACTTCCGCATGCGAGGTGCCGATAATCGCGCCGGTGTCCCCAAGCCGGGAAAACTTGCCGATCTTACGACGATGGGTCTCAACATCATCATTATTCTCACCGGTCTTTTGTTCCTCACTGCCGGCACATACGCCAGTGTTGAAGGCATCATTGAAGAGTTTAGAGCGGGCACCGTCGGCAAGCCTTTTGGCTGTGCAAGCAACGGGCTTTGA
- a CDS encoding cytochrome P450 translates to MEYTTLSLHWFSQLASLLTPFSALAVVVVLVTILPMVMDRATAEKPKPKIASSGSRFANRQDFAANGVEIIEKGFN, encoded by the coding sequence ATGGAATACACCACTCTCTCACTGCATTGGTTCTCGCAACTAGCTAGCCTGCTGACCCCTTTTTCAGCATTGGCTGTTGTCGTGGTTCTCGTCACAATCCTCCCGATGGTCATGGACCGGGCCACCGCGGAAAAACCAAAGCCCAAAATCGCCAGCTCAGGATCCCGGTTCGCCAACAGACAGGACTTCGCCGCCAATGGCGTTGAGATCATTGAGAAGGGCTTCAACTAG
- a CDS encoding alpha-L-arabinofuranosidase II produces MSNRTICDVDTPDPWIVAGNGKFYFTFTLDNRVEIWCSNTLENFHHCHKSVVWQPAPGTPWSVNIWAPELHYLKGRWYIYTCGAPPGVGNPGHRTTVLRSSSQDPMDASAWESLGPLKGMPDHWSIDATVFSPNGHDLYCCWSGWPLGDHSDTQQDLFLIKLRVPEEAITDTLLCISRAELSWERPDEGRRGVNEGPTWVDIPGVFRGIVYSADGSWTSDYKLGLLPLVGQNPLDPGAWAKRSTPLMRIMVRDGQIGKRG; encoded by the exons ATGTCTAACCGAACCATTTGCGATGTCGACACGCCGGACCCTTGGATTGTGGCCGGCAATGGCAAATTCTACTTCACCTTTACCCTGGACAACCGCGTCGAAATATGGTGCTCTAATACCCTCGAGAACTTTCACCACTGCCACAAGAGTGTCGTTTGGCAGCCGGCGCCGGGGACTCCATGGTCAGTCAACATTTGGGCACCAGAACTGCACTACCTCAAGGGCCGGTGGTATATCTACACCTGTGGCGCGCCGCCCGGGGTCGGAAACCCGGGCCATCGGACTACGGTCCTCCGATCGTCGTCCCAGGATCCGATGGACGCCTCCGCATGGGAGTCTCTAGGTCCGCTGAAGGGTATGCCGGACCACTGGTCCATCGACGCCACAGTCTTTAGTCCCAATGGACACGATTTATACTGCTGCTGGTCCGGATGGCCTCTTGGAGATCATTCCGACACGCAGCAAGACCTGTTCCTGATTAAGCTTCGTGTCCCGGAAGAAGCCATTACCGACACACTCCTTTGTATTTCGAGGGCTGAGCTCTCATGGGAACGTCCTGATGAGGGCCGCCGGGGCGTTAACGAGGGCCCGACATGGGTTGATATTCCTGGTGTCTTCAGAGGCATTGTGTACTCTGCCGACGGAAGCTGGACTAGCGACTACAAGCTCGGCCTGCTGCCGCTCGTAGGGCAGAACCCTCTAGATCCAGGCGCATGGGCGAAGCGATCGACACCGCTTATG CGAATTATGGTGAGGGATGGGCAAATCGGAAAGCGAGGATAA